The Chelonia mydas isolate rCheMyd1 chromosome 20, rCheMyd1.pri.v2, whole genome shotgun sequence genome includes the window GGGATGGTAGTGTCAAGGTCTGGATTAAAGCAATCAGAACCTCTTATTTATTGACAATTCACTCCCTGTCCCACACGCAGTCATCTTGGGCACAAAACAATGAACTAAAGAGGAAACAAAGTCTCCAGGCAAGACAAACACtgaaagaaaggaacaaaaaccaacccacccaccccccgcaaaaaaatcccacaaatgcaaataaattaaattCCCGACAAATAAACTTAATTGAACCTGGCAGCATTTCTGGccactgtatttaaaaaataaaataaaaggaaaaaatacaaacaaggcaaaaaaaggtacaaaaaaaCCGAATCACAATCACAAGTGTCTGAAAAAATACATAAAGCTCTTTGTCGACTGTTCAACGCGCACACAAACAGGACAGCTGAATCTAGGTTCTGGGCAAGAAGTGGAGACTCTCTACCTTCACTGGCAGGTAGAGAGGCCGTCCACATTACAGGCTTCTGGAGTCCGTCTCCTCACTCGGAGCGTCCGGTAGGCTCAGAGTGGGAGGGCTGTCCAAGGAAAGAGTTTAGTTCCACTTCCAATTCCCCCGTGAAGCCGGGTTTCTCCCCAACGCAGCATAAGGCCACATGGCCAAGCTCCAGAGCGCATTTGCTCGACGGCTCAGCTGTTTGGCTGCAAAACGCCCTTATGTTGAACTCACTACTCacttgtggggagaagggggcggtTATTTGGCATCACTCGTGTCTGCAGCTTAGCCCCCCGGCTGAACCGTCAGCGGATCTGAGCAGgatcccccttcccacctcccaccAAAGGCTGCAAAGCGAGACCTGCCTTTGCAGTCCCGCACACCACGCAGGCGAACGTGAGCCCGGCTGGAGAGCTGTGGCTTTCACGCGGGTGCCTCAGAGTGAGGAGAGAAACCGGGATGGGGCGGGTGGGGAAAAATAAAGCTTCGGCACAGACGTGAGCACCGTGCGGTTGGGTCACCCCAGGGCAGCACCATGCCGAGATCCGCTGGCCCGTTTGGTTTGGACTATGCCAGGAGGCCAGGACGATGGCAGAGGTGTCAGCTTTCAGGCCCCAGCGGGCCTGCTCTAAAGCCTGCAGTGGTTTCGAGGGGCTGTGTGCTTTTCAAAGCCAGTTAGAAGCCACAcggacactggactgggaggcGGATCTGCTGCAAGAGGAAAACCGCATTTTGCATTTGATGCTGGGTGACTGCCCAGCGTGACGAGGGAGCGTTTGCCAGAGGCCTTTAATCGCTTTTTAAATTACGAGCCACACGCTTGAAGGAATAATGCCCTGATATAATGCTGTGACtgacgggggtggggagaagatgtCAGCGGCTTagacaagttatttttttttcaagcacaaaatgtttctctctctttaaaagtCTTTAGATCTCCTCCACTCCGTGTGCAAATATCATCACCAGCCCCGGCTCGAGCACCATGTCCTCCCCCATGTGCTGGTTCTCGCAGGCCATCACCACCACGGCCTGCTTGCCGGGGATGCGCTTGGCCACGTAGTTCTCGTAATAGCGCCGGTTCATCTGGCGGGTTTCCAGGGTGGCCAGGCCCTGCGGCCAGTTCCGCTCATGGGCGTTCTCGATCAGCTCGTTGATGATGGACGTGGGGCACCCGCTTTCCACCAGCGAGCGCTTGATGACCGCCTGGAGCACGGCATCCGGCGTGGAGATCATCCCGCCCCATCGCGTCACCCGGGCAGGCTGCAAGGAGTTCACCCACCTGTAAGACACCAAGACACCATGGGTAAAATACAGGGGCACCCAGGAGACAGTAAGTGCTAACAGGCAGGCAGGGACTGCTCTGCCAGAGAACGAGACATGCAAGACGGCTACTTCAACGTGATCCTCAGAGGCAGGCTGGCCACATCAAGGATTGTCAGAGGTTCTGGGGTGTCTACAGAATATAGAGCCAGCTTATAAAGGTCTCAGAAAGGGCAGTGCCAGAGACCTCAGGTGCCCCCTCTGGGTGAAATTGGGATGGATCCAGAAAACCCACCAGCTTTCCTTCATAAAACCTAGTGGAGAATGGATGTTAGAGCCAGCCGCTCCCTCGGGCACCGCTCGGGTTGCACCCTCTTCTGGTGGAGAGAAGGGATGAGGCCGGAAGGAGAACATGGCACAGAAACCGATGCAGTTAGAGATCATGCCCATGACAGAAAACAATCTGCCAGACTCAAGTAGCTAAAAGCAATGTTGGAGGGACATCTGGCTACCCCACAACTTCCTAGTGCTAACTGCTTCAGGGGCGGACGTCTGTCAATACAGAGCCCTTTGCTCCATGTCCCTGCTCTCCTCCTTTCTCCTTAACTCACAGTACGTTGCTCCTGAAGTCAGAGGCCTCGGAGTTCTTCTGGACCTTAAATCACagcccctcccctcgcccccttCACAGAACCTCCTTCCCATCAAACTCCTTTTCCAGGCCGTAACTGCAACTTGGCGACGAATGAAGGTCCTCTCTCTGGTCCACCCTACGTGAGCCAGCCAAGCATGTTCCCAAGGTCTTGCTCCAGAAAGTGGGGCCACATCTCTGGCTTCCCAGCTACCCTCACAGCTACCCAAGATGGCCTTCAAAGTTCTTCATGGGCTtgcttccctccagcctctcagACCCACCACGACCATTTAGCGTCCACCCCTGCCCAGGACAGTGTTAACCTCCGATGGCAGCAGATGCGGCAGGGAGAGAAGCTGCAATTTTCCAGCTTTCCAGGCACCTGAGGAGGCTTCCATGTTCAAGCAGCAGATGCACCAGAATTCCAGTGACCACCCACGTCCATGTCCAAGAACCCCTGGAGTAAAGCTTCTCCCTGTTCTTTTGATGCCGTTTTATTAACTCTGATTAATTCAGTTTTCCTGAGCTGTGCTGAGTTGACCCTTCCACTAGTTCCCATCTGTCCGGTGCAAGGTACGGTGCAAGGATCAGCTCCAAAGCCATTTCTTCCAGCCCCATTTTCATGGGCAGGACACAGGCCGGCAGCTCACTGGTTTCGAACTGGCTGCAGGTACAGAATTTTACAGCGGGTGGGACCTGTAACATGAACGGGGCTGAGTCGCCAGACTTCGGTCTCTAGCACAACGTCCTGAGCGACGTCCTGCTTGCTTTAAGATTATGGGTTTTCTTGTGGCTCGCTTAGCTTGGTCCTGAATCTGCTGGGGGGATTTAATGACTGTTCCCAAGTCTTGCCAGCTGAGCTGATGCATCAGTCCCCTGGTCTGCCTCCCGAACACCTACTCACCGAGGCAGGCCCCCATTGTAACTGGGATTGTAAGTTACCAGCGGCACTTACTCTAGGATTTCATTGTATTCAATGGTCTCTTCCAGGTTCTGCAGGTTGGGGTTGACGCTGCGGATGGCTCGCATGTAGGCCTTCAGCAGCTGGATGTCCCGTTTCTGCAAGAGGGAGGGCAAATGGAGAGATATCTGCAACAGGCAGGAGTCCCTCACGCACACAGACCTGCCCTCCCCGCTTCCCGCAGGTAAGTAGGGCTGGGAATGGGTTGCAATCCAGGCACTGAACAGAAGGTTTGTTATGTACAGCCCCACACGGGACAGCAGCAGGGGACCTGGCTGTCTCATTAACACTCAGGTGGTGgaagcagagtttttaaaaaattaaccctTCACTATTTTTCCTGCTCATTCTCCGTGTCCCAGCGGGCCTGCTTGGGGAGCCTCAGAGCTCATGAAACAGACCGAGGTCAGAGTACCTGGAGTGCTGCTGTCCTCCCCTGCGTCCGAATCCTGTGAGCTCAGAGTACAACGCTCCCGCTGGGAGGGGACCCCACGGGACAAGGATTTCGATGCGGGACAAACAgcctggagctgggagaggaagCTCCCATTCAAACAGACACTGCACGCGCTAGAACCTAGTGGTCTACCGAGCTGCCTTTGGTTTTTAACCATCGGATTCATTTGTCCAATATTTGTGCCAGGTAAGAGTCCAGCCGGCAAGAGAAGCTGTTAGCCTAGAAGGCCGGAGCAGACTAGACCCCCACCCATGGACACCCACGGGAAAGCGGCTACCTGCTCAGCTAGCTGATGCTTGTGCTCCGCCGAAGTCTTCTCCAGCTCGGCAATTCtcgtctgctgctgctgcaccaccgACCTTAAGTGCTTGATGCAGTTGTGATTCGGCAGCTCATCTTTGGGCATTtccaagctgcagggagagagagcggATGGCAGGGGACGACAGGACAGGCCAGGGCTCAGGATTAGCAAGGAGCATCAGAACCCACCCAGCTCCCACGACAAACTCAGAAGTGTGGGGGACTTGCAGCGAGACATCAAACTAGCCTGAATTATAATTAACCACAGGCGTTTTGGACGGGATCTTAAGCTCTCATGAGTCACGGTTTAAACTGATCTAACCATTAGGGATCAGGATGaggtcaggggaggggggttggtgaTTCCCCATCTGCCGACTGCAGGGTTCTTTCACTCTTCTCCGATTGtctggtgctggccaccactGGAGACAAGGCCCTGGAGTAGCTAGACCTACTATACGGAGCCACTCACCTCCAGGTCAGCTGGGATCACTAGCCCGCCCCCCCACTGGACAGCCAGTGGTCTCCGCACAGCTCATGCATCATAATACCCAGCCAACAACTCACAGAGAAACTGTGGCCGGAGACCgactgccctgctccagccgACCTGGGGGAAGCGGGCGTGGGTAGGAGGTGCTGCTCATGCTACACCTTGTTCCGTGGATGCGAGGTTAGATGTCTCACTGACTTAGGTTCCTAACTGCCACCTGGACCTTAGGAAAGTCGCCCCCAGTCTCCAGGGCTGGAAATCCAGGGCAGGTAAAATGAAGTTTAAAGACGAGCAAGACATCAGCTGCCAGCGGGCTCAGAGACTGAGCTGCGATGGCCAAACCTTGATAGCCCTCCCCTGCGGAGCACCGCTGACATTTACCCAGCCCTGTGCACTCCCAGCCTGGGGGGAGATCAGCCTTCTCCCCAGCTGCCTCACAGGTGGCTACAAGTCTGGCCTCACCCCCAGGAGCAAGCTGTCTCCTGAGACAAGTTACTCAAGGCCTCAGTGCCTTTAAAACTTGAGCCAGGCCCTCCCCTCTCCGGTCCCCTTCAGCCCCAGGAAACAATCCAGCAAGAATAATCCTCACCCACATCCTTGCTCGCAGGTCACCGGCCGCTTTGGGTTATGTTCGCAGTCACTGAGGTGAGACATCAGGTTGTCGAGTCGCACGACCGCCGTGCAGCCGAAAACAGCGTTGTCACACGTGATCTGCAGCTTGGAGAGCATGTTCCGCATAATCCGGGGGACGGGGCGGAGGTGGGCCACAGTGACGACGCTGCGGTCCACGGGGCAGGTCTGCTGCTGGGAGAACCACTGGGTGATGCAGGCGTTGCAGAAGGCGTGCTCACAATGCGGAGCCTGCATGGGGAAGGAACCGCAGAATGCAGTGACTTACCCCGACCCCCAGCCTCGTTCTCCGCCTGCAAAAGCCCAGGCCAGATGGGCAAAGCCGGCACCTTTCACCAGGCCTGCAAATATCGTCCATCCCGCCTCTCAACCATGCCTGGGAGGTGAGGAAACactccccccatccatcccccagcCACAAACCAGGGCTCGCAAAGCACTGAGCATAGCGCAAGAGCTGTCACATGCTGCCCTGATCCACCCACTAGATGCTACTGTCTCTTTAAACGCAGGCTTGACGGTCCACGAAGGGTTGGGATGCTAAATGGATGCATTTTTCGGGAGCAGTTTAGAATGGTACTTCACTGTATTTACCCAGCTGGCCGTTACAAGGACTGCAGCAGGAAGGCGAAAGCTGTCACTGGGCTTAAGTTACAGTTGTACAAGTGTTACGTTTAGGGGCAAGAAACACATCAGCTCCTCCTCCGGAAAGCAGAAATCCAGAGCTGCAAGTCCACACAGGGGTGGGTCAGACGCTCAAGGGTTAAATCTGTCCAAAAGCTGCAGGACACTGGGCGGGGAGAAGAACTCCGCTGCCTGGAGGCCAGCAAGCCCCGAAGTACCCAGCGGGCAGTTCTTGCATTAGCCTTCCTCAGCCCATTCAATAGCATCGTTCGTAACGTTTCCAGAAGCACCCTTCAGTGACACTGATCTAGACCCATTAGACACCCCGACTCACTGGCCTCACCACCTCGGAAAATGAAGGCAGCTGCGGTTACCAGAAGACAGTAGAGCGAGTGCAGGGCGTGGCACAATGGAAAGCTCCCCGCTGCTGAGGGTGGAACTGACTGCTTCCCATCATGGTCTCATTGGACTCTGCAGGGCGGcccagggcaggaggaagggTCCAAACCCTTGCCCCAAACCCTCCATTTGAGAAGGCCCCTGAATTGAGTGGGTTTGTGACCTGGCATGGGGGCTTGCAGCCCCAGGCAGGTTTGGCTTGGACaccccagggaggggagctggcccTAACCCCTCTCCCGTCAGTAGGAATATTTTTGGAAGTGGGGGGGAAGAAGACCCTCAGTTCCAGATTTTACTCTGGTTGGCCTGGTGGCTCTGGCTCCCCTTCACGATCTATTTGCTCTGCTGGCCTTCGCACCCACCTAGGTCACTGCCCCCGACCCGAGGCCCTGCTCTCGCCCTTGGTTAACAGTGCGTCTTACTGCAGCGAGACTGAGAACCAGCTCTCTGCAGCCCGGGCTGTCCCCCCCGGGCTGAAATCTTTCCCATCAACTCTGCTAACTCCTCCTGCCCCCGGGAAATAGACAGACACAAGCCAGAGCAGCACCCAAACCGCACTGGAGAGTCGGCTCCTGGCACTCAGCACCGGGAGTCTCTGACACCGGAACGTTTGGTTGCCAGGGTTGCAGCCGTTACCAGGGAGCCCCTGTTCCGGGAGTCAGTTTAACAGGCCGTGGCAACATCAGGCTGGCCAGGATCCTGTTTACATACTCGTGTCGCTAGGAGCTTTCTAGGAGGGCTTCTCCAACCACAACAAACCAATTTCTTTTCCCCCTGGAAATGGTGCTAGCCAAGCTGTGCCGTACCACGCCCCTCCTTCAGGCATACGAACGGCCCCTTCCCAGCCAGGGCAAGGAAGCAAACAGAGGTGCCAAATAACTAGACTGGGACGCTCCCTGAGAGGCAGGACATGACGAGTCCAGATTCCTGAATTTACTCCGTGCAGTGCAATGTGGacttgctgggtggccttggaTAAGACGGTTAATTTTGGTGCCATAGAGCCGGTCGAGTGCTGTACTTAGCCACCACACGAGGGGTGTCCGAAAGATCAGAAGTCTCATCTTCAGGACGGACTGAGAAATCCCAAAGCCCCCTGACTTCCCTGGGAGAGGCGGGCGGCTCAGCTCTCTTGGAAAGGAAATCAGGGGCCAAGCTggataaagttctgattttttaaaaaagtgcttttATTTAGAACATTTACAAAATTCCAATCCATTTTTAATGTGTTGCTCGTTCTTTACTTTCTCCCCACTGGACAGTCTGAAATTGCTAAAGCAGAGGTTTTAATTAGGGTCAGAATTGTTACCTGAATTTCAGATTTTACCTCGATTTATTTTCTGCCAAGAATTTCACATTTTTAGGCCCCTCTCTGCAGCAAGAGACCATTCTGGAGCTTCATAAACACCCTGACTTCCAGGCCACCACAAACTCAAATGTGGATACGCAAACAGCTTGTGCTGTAACAGCTTCCACTAGATCAAACTTCCACATGCCAAGAAAGGTGAATGCTTCTGCTAGACTACGCTCCTCCATCAGGGAACGcagcttgaagtcaatgggacttgaacATCCATGTCCcttaggcgcctaaatacctttaaaaatctggcctttacgctttgaaaatctcacccttcgGATGTTAACTTCAGgctatttttgaacattttgccACTTATGAACATTCATAATAACGTCAATAATATACTGAACAGTTATATAACTTTTCACTGTTAACACTGAAAATCATTTTGAAGGGACAGACGTCATGCCATTAAGAGAACTGTTAACACAGTTTCTGCATCTGTTGTTACGAACACCGAGGCACACAATGTTTGCAGGGTCAGAGACTCACATTTCCAGCATTTTGTTCTTTTGCTCGTAGCAGTTTTGCAAAATTCAGTAATCTCCTGCTTCTGACATTTaaaatccagcatttataatttagTTCATTATGAAGTGTTACGCTAAACGTACAATGGGTGCATGTGTTTAAGTTAGCATCaacctgatttaaatcagcaTGTTTTACTTTAAATCAATAATTTAAGTCAGTGGTTTAAACTTGCCTGGATTTACATCATTCTAGCCCACTGAGAAACCAACCAACTCGCGTTCAGAGCAAATGGAAGTTGTTAGACATGCAATGTGTTACTGCCCTACCATGTGGTCATCCCCTGCATCCCCTTGTCCTTCCTGTCAGTTGCACAACACCAGTTCAGAGAAAAATGCAGTGAACGTGTCTGTCACAGATGCAAGATCTGTAGAGAACGAACTACACCACCCTCCCCAGTCACAGTAAATTGTTTACTGGTGATGCGACTTCAGATTTAATTTTTGCCAAAACACAGACAGCTTAGCAAGCTGCAAAACACTTCAGCCAGCAAAGAGTCGTGACTTGCACTTTGCCCACAACTTACTGGCATTGCAGTCACTGCTGAACGTCCCTGTGCGGCTCAACTTTCCATTAGCCGCACTGCAGTGCATTTGTTCATGGCAAAGTTTTGTGTTACTGTCACTCACGCTCTAACgggccttttaaaaaatatatatatatagttacatCACTCGAGTTGCTCAGAGCAGGCCCCAGGCTTTGCCGGAGTCCCTGCTATCCCTCAGATCCTAGGCTGGTTATCTGGCAATTTCAGGATTTTTTCCGCCAGCTGCGAAAATGCCCAAGGGGGTAACAGAGCAAACTCTAAATCCTATCGTGTCCCTGCACAGGTGACAATGCAAATAAGGGGCAGGGAAAGAATCCACTTCCTAAAGGGAACAACACCTCTGCTGCAGTCAGGCATAAGGTCACAGGGACGTCAGGAAGGATCTGGGGTCTGAAAATCTTTGTGCACAGGTGCTGTGTGATAACACACCGTCAGCACTGCCGTGATCCTGCTGACGCACGGCCTGACTCTGAACCCGCTCCAACAAGTTGGTGAATGGGTAGCGCCCCCGCCCCGGGTGCAAGAAGGACTCCTCACCCTCCCACCACCTGTAAGAGACAGCTCCTACGATCTCTATCCAAGCCCCAGGACAAGTCTCAGCCCTCGTGCCCAGCATTAGACCACCCATGCGAACGCTTTTCCCAGTCGGGATTGCTCACTGCGCATGTTACGTGCGGAGCAGAGCAGTTAGGGTCACAGTattcccagcctccctcctgcaACGATTCCCCCCTTCCTGGGCCCAGCAATCGTCTCCAAACACAGAGCGACAGCTCACAGCAAGAGCGGTTATGTAACTATCTACAGGCCCACCTCTGCTAGGCCTCGGGCTCCGCACTGTAACAGCAGCCACCCGCTATACAGAGCCCAGAGCAACCCACCCGCTGTACCGCTCTGCGGCTTCACAGGCATTTCAGACGAACGCTCCCAAGACGGGGAGCCAAAAATCACCGCTCCCCACAGCGAAAGGCTGGAAGAGGCGCGCCGgcttctgctgctggcctggctcTGCGCAAGCGACTCCCGCGTTTGGATTGTGCGCGTGCTGGGGGAGAAGACAGCGCTGAACATACTGAGCTATTAATGACGTGCCAAAGGATCGCAATGTTCACAATTTGGACCCCCTCCACTTTCCCGGGCCGAACATTTGCTCCTAAcaggtggcagggaggagggcagggggagaggagactCGGCAAGCCCGAAATCTTGCTGCTGCTAGAAAAGAACGGTCACCAGATCCCCTCCAGAAACGGGGATTCCCCAGATGTGCTCGGCGTGGGTCCCACTGGGGACGCACGAGCACCTCCCGCGTGCACGATCAGAGGTGTTTTTTAACAGGAGCACTCATTGGGGCAGCCCATGCACCTGGACCACCTCGTGCGCCCAGACCCAGGCGCAAAGGAGCAAAGTCCCGCACAATTCAAAGCCCGTGCTGCTGAGGGCTTTGAAGAGCCAGGATGGAGGGAGGTCATGGGATCCATACTGACTCCAGCATCTCCAAGAGCCACAGTTCCTCCTGGGAACATAACTGTTTTCTCCCCCTTCAAGCAGGGTTCAGCCTGGGCTCCACTCTAGGTGCCTGGTAGGCAGTATCCTCCTGGgaccggggtggggtgggggggggcgtgttTCAGCTGCATCCGTCCAACAGGGATTGGAGCCCTGCTCTCCCCCAATGGATTATCACGCCTGGCAGGCAGGTCAAGTCAGAATGTTTAATGAACGTTGGCGGCTGCTCCACACGGCTGCCTGGCAGACCTCAGGCTGACACGTTCCTAAAGCAGGCGGAAGATGGTGCCTATGCCCCAGGGGAGCACGCTTCCAAGTGTGAAGGGAGAGACCTGCCAGCCTGCTGGTAGCAAGCGGAAATACACCAAGATCCACTTCGTGAGTCTCTGCAACAAAACAATTTGGCCTTTCAATGCGCTGGATACGGCCACAAAGAGATGGGGGAGAGGCTGTCAGCTCAGGCCCCTGGAGTACACAGCTTCTCTTCTGCTGGTGTGGAGCCAGACTTTGGGAAGGCGGCTGGTTTGGTGATCAGCTGGTGCAGGTGGAGTTCTGAGAAGCCGGAGTGAACGCTAACCCTAACACCGCGTCACATGCAAAAATGCCGGGAGAAGTTTTTTCATATAGAACCATCAAATGCCAACGCACACGCCAGCTCCAGAGCCTCTGGTAGGTCTCAGACACCCGCGGAGGTTGGGGCAGTCGCATTTTAAAAGTGATGAACTGAAATAGCTAGGATGTTTATATACTAGCAGCTTTCAGCAGATTTCCACCAGTATTTGTTAGATTACAGCAATTTAACCCTGGTTAGGCTGATTTTGGCAAGCCGCTACTTTCAAGCAACGATCGGAAGGGTCGGAGCTGCACTTGTACATTAAGCTTCTCTTTTCACACATGCATGGCTGTGCATTTAACATCCACCCGCGCTTGCCAGAACGGGGATAAAACCGTAGTACGGAATCACCCCTGCAAATCTCGCCGATCACAACAGCGGAAAGGAACTGGTTATTGCTCTTTCTGGCACCTACCTGCACCGGCTCCTCCAGGACCCCACTGCAGATGGGGCATATAAGGTCTTCATCAACATCCCCCTGAAAGCGGGCTACATCATACCCCATTGCTCATCACCGTAGCCAGAAcc containing:
- the RNF41 gene encoding E3 ubiquitin-protein ligase NRDP1 isoform X2 — its product is MRNMLSKLQITCDNAVFGCTAVVRLDNLMSHLSDCEHNPKRPVTCEQGCGLEMPKDELPNHNCIKHLRSVVQQQQTRIAELEKTSAEHKHQLAEQKRDIQLLKAYMRAIRSVNPNLQNLEETIEYNEILEWVNSLQPARVTRWGGMISTPDAVLQAVIKRSLVESGCPTSIINELIENAHERNWPQGLATLETRQMNRRYYENYVAKRIPGKQAVVVMACENQHMGEDMVLEPGLVMIFAHGVEEI
- the RNF41 gene encoding E3 ubiquitin-protein ligase NRDP1 isoform X1, whose product is MGYDVARFQGDVDEDLICPICSGVLEEPVQAPHCEHAFCNACITQWFSQQQTCPVDRSVVTVAHLRPVPRIMRNMLSKLQITCDNAVFGCTAVVRLDNLMSHLSDCEHNPKRPVTCEQGCGLEMPKDELPNHNCIKHLRSVVQQQQTRIAELEKTSAEHKHQLAEQKRDIQLLKAYMRAIRSVNPNLQNLEETIEYNEILEWVNSLQPARVTRWGGMISTPDAVLQAVIKRSLVESGCPTSIINELIENAHERNWPQGLATLETRQMNRRYYENYVAKRIPGKQAVVVMACENQHMGEDMVLEPGLVMIFAHGVEEI